A region from the Thermanaeromonas toyohensis ToBE genome encodes:
- a CDS encoding aconitate hydratase: MGMNLAEKIIASHLVEGRMVPGEEIGIRIDQTLTQDATGTMAYLEFEALGIDRVRTKLSVSYVDHNTLQTGFENADDHRFLQSIAAKYGIIFSRPGNGICHQVHLERFAAPGTTLLGSDSHTPTAGGIGALAIGAGGLEVAVAMAGGPFYFTMPEVIRINLHGRLSPWVSAKDVILEVLRILTVKGGVGKIIEYGGEGVKTLSVPERATIANMGAELGATTSIFPSDEVTLAFLKAQGREKDWVELLPDPDARYSRIIDIDLSSLEPLVAKPHMPDNVAKVREVGPIKVDQVAIGSCTNSSYIDLMRVAAILKGKRVHPEVSLVISPGSRQVFYLLAQNGALADLIASGARILECACGPCIGMGQAPPSGGVSLRTFNRNFRGRSGTADALVYLASPETAAATALTGVLTDPRELGEPISIAFPERFPVDDGLILYPPASSEGVEIKRGPNIKPLPQAQPLPEVISAPVLLKVGDNITTDDISPAGAKYLPLRSNIPALAEHAFEGIDPTFARRAKEAGQGVIVGGQNYGQGSSREHAALCPMYLGIKAVIAKSFARIHRSNLINFGILPLTFVEEKDYDDIQPGDQLIIDLKDRLGGEVLTIRNATRGTSFKVRHNLSPRQKEIILAGGLLNYTKKKL; the protein is encoded by the coding sequence ATGGGCATGAACTTAGCTGAAAAAATCATAGCCTCCCACTTGGTGGAGGGAAGGATGGTACCCGGGGAAGAGATCGGTATCCGTATAGACCAGACCCTCACCCAGGATGCCACAGGGACCATGGCCTACTTGGAGTTCGAAGCTCTAGGTATAGACCGCGTGCGTACTAAGCTCTCCGTAAGTTACGTAGACCATAATACCCTCCAGACCGGCTTCGAAAATGCTGACGACCACCGCTTCCTCCAAAGCATAGCTGCCAAGTACGGGATCATCTTCTCCCGCCCAGGAAACGGCATCTGTCACCAGGTGCACCTGGAGAGGTTTGCTGCCCCCGGTACCACTTTGCTGGGCTCCGACAGCCACACGCCTACAGCCGGAGGTATAGGCGCCCTAGCCATCGGTGCCGGAGGACTAGAAGTAGCCGTGGCCATGGCTGGCGGCCCCTTTTATTTTACCATGCCGGAAGTTATCCGCATCAACCTCCATGGCCGCCTTTCCCCTTGGGTGAGCGCCAAGGATGTTATCCTGGAAGTGCTTAGGATTCTAACTGTTAAAGGCGGGGTAGGAAAGATTATAGAATATGGCGGGGAAGGGGTAAAAACACTCTCTGTCCCGGAGAGGGCTACCATCGCCAATATGGGGGCAGAACTCGGGGCCACTACTTCTATCTTCCCCAGCGATGAGGTAACCCTAGCTTTCCTCAAAGCCCAGGGGCGGGAGAAGGACTGGGTAGAACTCCTACCCGACCCGGACGCCCGTTATAGCCGCATCATTGATATTGATCTCTCTAGCCTAGAACCCCTGGTGGCTAAGCCCCATATGCCCGACAACGTAGCTAAGGTACGGGAAGTAGGACCTATAAAGGTAGACCAGGTAGCCATAGGTAGCTGTACTAATTCTTCTTATATAGACCTCATGCGGGTGGCCGCTATTTTGAAGGGAAAACGCGTACACCCGGAAGTTAGCCTGGTCATATCCCCCGGATCCCGGCAGGTATTTTATCTTTTAGCCCAAAACGGTGCCTTAGCCGATCTTATCGCTTCTGGCGCCCGTATCTTAGAGTGCGCCTGCGGTCCTTGTATAGGCATGGGACAGGCCCCGCCTTCAGGTGGAGTCTCCTTGCGTACCTTTAACCGTAATTTCCGGGGCCGGAGCGGTACGGCCGACGCTTTAGTATATCTTGCCAGCCCAGAAACAGCGGCGGCCACAGCTTTGACCGGTGTCCTCACCGACCCGCGGGAGCTAGGCGAGCCCATTTCCATCGCTTTTCCCGAGCGCTTCCCCGTGGACGACGGCTTAATTTTATACCCGCCAGCTTCTAGTGAAGGAGTGGAAATCAAGCGGGGGCCTAATATAAAGCCTTTGCCCCAGGCCCAGCCTTTGCCCGAAGTGATCAGCGCTCCTGTACTCTTGAAAGTAGGAGATAATATAACTACAGACGACATCTCCCCCGCGGGCGCTAAATATTTACCTTTACGTTCCAATATACCAGCCCTGGCCGAGCATGCCTTTGAAGGAATAGACCCTACCTTTGCTCGCCGGGCTAAAGAAGCCGGCCAGGGAGTAATTGTAGGCGGCCAAAATTATGGCCAAGGCTCAAGCCGCGAACACGCCGCCCTCTGCCCCATGTACTTGGGTATCAAAGCAGTGATAGCTAAATCTTTCGCCCGCATCCATCGGAGCAATCTTATCAATTTCGGTATCCTACCTCTCACCTTCGTCGAAGAGAAGGATTACGATGACATCCAGCCCGGTGACCAATTAATTATTGACTTAAAGGATAGGCTTGGTGGGGAAGTCTTAACTATAAGGAACGCCACCCGTGGTACTTCCTTTAAGGTACGCCATAACCTTTCTCCTAGGCAGAAGGAAATCATCTTGGCCGGTGGCCTATTAAATTATACAAAGAAAAAACTCTAA